The genomic stretch CTGGACAACTTACAAAATGTTGAaacttaaagggactttttcacagattttggcagatattgaagtttgacatcaaatgctttatattgataaatgttaacattggatctaaaaggctccagtaaaaaacaagaataaaattaaagaaagaaaaatagtaaccctcaactgggctcgaaccactgacccctggagtaacaTATATCGCAAAGACccctcggccatccgtgctcatatataattgatgtatttaatactttatattaacaatactcgtaatgtcacaaaatacaacgacaactaCCCAACTtcctaaattattcaatcgttacgcgttgcaactCTTCATAATGTTCAGGAGCCCGTCTTATCAACGATCGTACGCCAAAGATAATCGTAAGAAACGGCTAAGATCGTCGTACGATTTTCTTAAGATTTTACAGTGTCTTATGAAAATTCCCATCTTACCTAAATCTTACGATTTTGCCTAAAAAGTTACGACTACCTCTTGGCACTCGCAAATATTGCGATATTCGTAAATATGGCGGAATTTGTTGCGTTGTTTGATGTAAACGAGCAAAACAGACGCAGACAAAGGGTTTTCCGTGAACGTGTGAATATTTTGGATGAATTAAGAGACGAAGAAATCATCGCACGATACAGACTGAGCAGAGAAGCGATTACGTACCTGAATGAAACATTGAGGGTAGATTTAGAACCGAAGACAAAAAGATCAAACTCACTCTCATCTCTTACTCAGGTACAGACTAAATTATTTTACGGGTGCATGTAAAGAAATGTTCACTGCATTGTAACCAATTGAACTGTTGGGAATCGTCTTTGATAAACATGCGTTTTGTAGATATGGATCAatttgtgtttgtaaacaaaataaagtttagctaaagaaacttcagcgtacagtttacatagtattgacaggcctgtataaagtcgcgccagtcaaaaatcataaaaagcgacatttaaagttatggtagccagaactaaataAAGTTATGTTAAGTATCATCAAACGATCCGGCAAAAATGTTCATTATCTAGCGCCAAGTAACAAAAATGCTCTTTATGTGTTGCATCTCATACAGGTACTGTTGTGggttatgcatatatattatgtCTATAAACGGCATAAAGACATGAACTATTTAACTGTGTTATTCGGACGGTGTCAAACTCGGATTCTAGCGATACTATTTGAATATTTCTTGGCAAAGGTGAACGCATCATCATATATTCCAACCATTTCATACTTTTCATTTGATTTTACTGCGGTATCAATGTATTCTTATAATACGATATTGAAATCGTAAGCAATTCACTCTACATTTTGCCTAAATGATTGATTATACAATATGCTCATGAGgtaaaatgtatttgtgagtTGTTACTATCAACAAAACAATGGAGCTGTGGACACTCAGATAAATTGAATAATGTGTAGCTCAGGAAATAACGTAAACAGGTaagtacattaaacaaattatgaatgttacatgtaaatgataTACATATGGTAAACTATTGAACAACAACAATGTGCGGGGCAcatcaatatactaaaacgtacctggaAGTTCTAATGCTAAATTGGTAGCTGTcgtctatttttttaatttaattatattcacattttgtgttaaatggcctttatattatcaGAACTCGTACTCAAACAATcatgtttatacattttttaaatatatatgtttgtttaacatAAACAGTATCATTTTACAGTAATCATTTGAGTGTTTGAGGACATCCGATTAagggcgggaatacaacttggATACAGTGAGTCTAATACCAACcgtgtacgtttaagtatattgaccatacccggggtacatgtaaacATACtataagagtacacggggtacatgtaagtagtacccgagccaacaatgaccaatcatgCCTAAGTgacttgtttctttttttaggTTCTAATCGGGCTTCGGTTCTTGAGCAAGGGTGATTTTTTTTCTGAGGTTGCAGATATTCATGGTGTCAGTAAGCCTACAGCAGCTCGATGCTTCCATGTTTTCATTGATAGCCTGAATCGTCGTCTACATAATATCAGGTGATTAGGCgtcaaaaaagtattttgttttcCAATATCGCCAATTATGAAAATGACTGGCCAGTAATTCATGTAAGCTAATCATACAACTTAAAGATATTAAAGTTTAAGAAAGAGTTATATATTCACTTTAATATAAGTACgcttatatatacataaatgtatataaatatatataaagaaacacACTATGTTGATCAGCTGAATCATTTCAGATTCCCAACTGAAAATGGCGCTATGGCACTCTCAAAACAAGACTTCTACAGGCGGTGTAGGATTCCAAACGTTCTCGGTGCTGTGGATGGGACTTTGGTTCCAATTCTAGGCCCTTCCGAAAATGAAGAGGCATATATTTGTAGAAAGGGGTTTCACGCCATCAATGTGCAAGCTGTTTGTGATTCTCGAATGAAGTATGATTTCTTTTTTTCACTATAATCATATActtatattttactattttttaagcaattgagacatattttttgttatgaaCTTTAAATAATTATCGTTTTGATGATTGTGCTGTTGAGAAAATCAAATGCATGGTTAACCTTTGATGATCATTGTTAGTCCTTCTTGCACCGTGTTGTCACCATGTGAACACTGAAAATTAATCTTTCCTTGCAACTTTTAAAAACTAATTGCAAAAGATTTAAGCAATTtgtacatttttatgttttaattctatATAATGTTCGTTATTTTGTTATAGGCTATAAGTCACATTTGTACATGGATTGAAAATATGTTAGTATTATTGATTACAGTTTCATAGATGTAGTTGCAAAGTGGCCAGGTTCGCAGCATGATGCTTCCATTTTCAACACCTGTGGTCTAAAGGTATAAACTCTAAAAACACAAATTCAATTGTTCATTTTGTCTCTGTATGTTAATTCATTTGTTATCTCCACGCTTTtaggagaaaaagtggggattatgcggtgatatccgtctgtctgtctgtccctacGTCAGTCCTGGCcgctatctcctcctacactattagaacaagaaccttgaaacttgcacacatggtccctatgagcatatgtgcggcgGTGACAGTGATGTTATTAtgatcttacccctgggtcaaaagttatgggggttgggatgggaccgcgtcagagattttcctgcatCCGAgtttcaaaaaaggctcataactactgtgtcccttcagatatttaTTCTGAAGATCATTTCATTTAACATTGTAagccaaatttaaaataaattacattaacaAAGGAACAATAATAAACACTAATGCATATTAATACTAACTGTCAGTTAATGTATTTACAACAGGTTACATTTATAGTGTATATTGATGAACAGACAAAGGTGAATTTAAATGCCCCTTCCACATTCTTCGAATTGCAGGGCATAAAAAAAGGAAGTTTTATTTCAGACTTCAGTTTATAAGAATATATGCTTTAAccataaaataaattgtactgaaataattgttttttcatCTTGCACTCTTTGTACCATACTTATGGTTCTTCAAAATCCTATCTACATGTATTCAGCAACACTAAGGTTGCATTTGatatatacaaaattatatattttctttgctGTCCATggatttattatacccccacaaacgaaggtAAGGGGGGTGTATAGGAGTAAACTTGTCTGCCGGTCGGtaggtccgtattaagtgtcctctctctaattcaagtcacagggtcacttagtgcgttttaaacattaaacaccAGTGTCCgttgttttttgtgaagaaaacatgcgaaatattttgtgtcaTTGCAtaatgtgggggtattcgtcatgtttgtgacaaagctctagttatttttTGTTGCAATTCACACTTTGAAatgcatacatacacacaatAAATTAAGCCAATTAACCTACCAAAGTGATTTTTTATGCATTTAGGAACACCTGGAAAGAACACATGCAGGAATTTTGCTTGGGGATAGCGGATATGGCCTGAGAAGATATCTTCTAACACCTAAACAAAATCCCATGACAGAGTCTGAAAGGCGTTACAATAATTACCATGCCAGGGGAAGAGTGGTTATTGAAAGAGCGTTTGGTGTGCTGAAATCTAGATTTCGGTAGGTGcatgcatttatattaaaatttacaattaaagaaaacCTGCAAAACTTATGTGAATGATCATTatctttattaataatatatttaaataacgttAGCAAAATTTAACATCATTATCTATGAAAATAACATAAGTTACCTGGTAGtcatttgtggttgacagtccctttaagtttttaccatgtttcataATTAACTAAGAAACTCATTTTTATGTAAGCATAACTTGTTTCAACAGATGCCTACACAAATCTGGTGGTGTACTTCCATTCAACCCTACAAAAAGTTCTCATGTTGTTGTGGCCTGTATGAAGCTGCATAATCTGTGCATAACGTTCAACGTGAAGGAACCACAAGATGCAGTCCATGTGAATGAGCTGGCAAATGAGGATGTCTTAAATGAGCATGATGACAATGCGCATTCATTTAGACAGgcaatcattaacatgttttgaatGACTGGTTATAAGCACGTTGTAATTTTGTATAGCTGTAGTTAAACAATTCAATTCAAATTGATATGAactgttttgtttacataaaagtttactgtatttatgccccccttcgaagaagagggggtatattgttttacacatgtcggtcggtccgtccaccagatggtttccagatgataactcaagaacgcttaggtctaggatcatggaacttcataggtacattactcatgcctggcagatgacccgtattgatttttaggtcactaggtcaaaggttacagtgactcgaaatagcaaaatggtttctggatgataactatagaatgctaacgcctaggatcatgaaacttcataggaacatagAATATGATtgggcagatgacccctattgagtgtcaggtcactaggtcaaaggtcaaggtcacagtgactcaaaacagtaaaatggtttccggatgataactcattaatgcttacggctaggatcatgaaacttcataggtacattgatcatgactggcagatgacccctattgattttcaggtcactagttcaagtTCACAGCGACTTGAAAGAGTATAATGCTTTTCTGATCATAACTCAACAATAATTAGGTCTAGGATCAAGAATATTCATAGGtgaattgatcatgactggcagatgacccctattgattttcaggtcactaggttaaacaaattattcaaacaatggctgccactacaactgacagcccatatggggggcatgcatgatttacaaacagccattgttatAGTTACACATTTTTCAAATGACCTTTCAAAATATGACATTTAGTTATTAACTTATAATGAGTGATCTTGTGATAAAAAAAGAGttgccatttttttatttaaatgtattatgccagcaaatatataactttaaaccataattatgtatgtgtttgtttttctacTAACAACAACTCATtattaatgaaaattattttgtatCAAACCTGTGCACATTGTGCCACAAGGCCTAGAGCTTAACTATTTGGCATATAACATTGTGTATATGCACTTGGGCACTTGCAACAGCTAAGAGGCATCTGTTGTAACAATCTTTTAGGAagctttaatttataataaaatatcagtTAAAAAAACTTGACATAACATTGTTGCTGATCATGGCATCAGTCAGCTTGTTAACAGATGCTGTTAGCTGTTGCAAGTGCGCAGTCTGTTCACGATGTGCACAGATCAGTTCTTTGAGTAGGAAAACTTTTTCTTCTTCAAGTTTGACGATCATGTCCCGTTGACTGCTTGCTGATACATCTGTAAAGTCAACAATTCCATTACAAGATAGTCAATGATGGCCCTATGAAGGTCAcctgaaaattgttttatttctacAGACAGAAACTTTTTTGTAATCAACAGCAGAATCATTGAAACATGTTAAATGCTACTGGAAACTGTCATGCCTATAAAATGATAAAGGCACACAACAAGAGTATGctaaaaatacacataaacactGCACAAAACccatatatttcttttaaataaattaaattgacgAAGTCATCTACATGACTCCGTGTAGGAATCACTGAAGTACATGTAAGATAACAAACATGTTCAatttaatgataaaaaacaaGTCTGACAGAATGTTGGACGGACAATCAAGTCGAAACAAAATATATCCATTTTTTTAGGCTGAATTATAAAATCCATTTTGATTTGTTGCATAAAATGTGGTTATCAATTCCTAAAAAACATCTTTTATCTAGAACTgtatttcaaatgtaaaatattacatTAATTACTATTTACCTTCCATTTTCtgtcttttctttattttttcagaCACTGATGCTTTTCTTTCTGTTTctacaaattaattaaatgtttttattaaaaacatgtacataaacataactGATTTGTTCGAATTGTCAAGTTAGAAGGCAAACAGTTGTTAAtcattaacatgttaaagtactACATgattaattttgcaattatatataCCATACATTCTCTTGCAATTCTATTACATGCTAATACTTGAAAACAAAATTTACCTGGCTCATTGGATACTTCTCTTGCTGGGCATGATGCCCCTTGGACTGGTTctggaaataaaattgaaattgcaAATTGTTTAATGCACAGGCAAGTTAATCAAGtttatggtttaaaatttgcattatatatattttttattttcataaatatttttggcTCTCATTGGGGGAAATGTAagtggaaaaaaatataaaacaagaatttttgaCTATAAGGTAGAGATCATCAATATTAATATCATAAGTATgaatcaattttttttacatatgttcaTTAATGACAACTGAATAAACAATGTACTTTCAGTTTCAGTGTTGCATACATATACCCGTTATAAAACTTCAAAAAGTGTTATTGATATTCTgtaccattattattatttttcattgtatcttgtttaaataagaaacataccACTAATACTGTTAGATATTGATGGAACATCTCCTTCTTGAGCATCTACAACAAACAGTTCAATTAAAATGCATATGAACAATTGTATGAAAATACCATTACATAATAGAAATATTAAACCataaattaatcaataatatgcatattctaagtggagaaagggccataattcttacaaaatacttgatacaattgtctgctcttgtttataggtttgggtcaggttaataaagaagtatgcaaaatataaaagccatatgtcaagggacataagaaatatttgaggtggtataacgcaaactttaacatggatttatcaataatatgcatattctaattgAAAAAGGGACATTtgtcttacaaaatacttgatacaattgtctgctcttgcttattggttgaggtcatgttggtaaagaagtatgcaaaatattaaagccaTATATCAtgtgacataggaaatattttagttggtacgcaaacttaaacattcaaACGCTCACGGGAACGCCGAacccggggtgagtaggatagctccactatatatatttcatatataatagtctagctaaaaatgaaacatttatcgCCAGTTTGAGACACAATATGATATACAATTCTTGAACTAATACAATAATccaaaacataatttacaattgCAATTAAATTTGTGTACAATAGACCCTATATCATAGGCAAAGTACTCAAGATTCATATATTATTAAGAAATTTGCTAAGTATAGTAAATAGCATATTTACCAGCAAATATATCAATAGCATTCACTATTCCATCTATTGAACACTTCGGGATAACTGTTACAacctaaaattataattataaatcaataaCTTAATTTCTAATTTTCTTTTGATATAGAGTGTTAGATTCAACGGATACATTAAagtattaaatgtataaaaatatgtcatatgacaaaaattcaatttaaagaaatgttaactGAAGTATTTAAGTAATGGTAACACAATGTCAATGGAATgattaaaaaaggttttaaatagAAATTCTTATTAAATAATCACTTCAGCTaacataataaatgttatcatttcgatagaaaaaaactatataatgtttaatgtcatCATTCCTGAAATAATTAAGAAagaaagaacatgcataaatacCTTCTCTTCCAGGTTTGTCAGACCACCTGGATAGGGCCCACCGCCTGTTCTGCCCAGCTCTTTTTTCATAGATTGTGCCTTCTTCTTTGCACTAGactgaaataacaaaataattatcagaGTGATGTTctaactgaaaaaaataatgaccCCATGTTACATCACATTCATTATATATTGAACCAATATGAATTATTATGGGTCATTTATATAccataaactattgttttattaaataaagaatCTTTTGAATTAAAGCCTAAGGGTTAATCAATGACATTGCCAATAATAATTCTATACTATGTATTGCAAAAGTAACATCTCagaaattctttttttaaacattctagGTTTTTAAGATTACATAACATTGTTTTTGCATGTTGTAACTCTAGGAGTATGACAATTTTTAGCAAATTCACCAAAAAACTTATATC from Dreissena polymorpha isolate Duluth1 chromosome 10, UMN_Dpol_1.0, whole genome shotgun sequence encodes the following:
- the LOC127847272 gene encoding putative nuclease HARBI1 isoform X2 translates to MAEFVALFDVNEQNRRRQRVFRERVNILDELRDEEIIARYRLSREAITYLNETLRVDLEPKTKRSNSLSSLTQVLIGLRFLSKGDFFSEVADIHGVSKPTAARCFHVFIDSLNRRLHNIRFPTENGAMALSKQDFYRRCRIPNVLGAVDGTLVPILGPSENEEAYICRKGFHAINVQAVCDSRMNFIDVVAKWPGSQHDASIFNTCGLKEHLERTHAGILLGDSGYGLRRYLLTPKQNPMTESERRYNNYHARGRVVIERAFGVLKSRFRCLHKSGGVLPFNPTKSSHVVVACMKLHNLCITFNVKEPQDAVHVNELANEDVLNEHDDNAHSFRQAIINMF
- the LOC127847272 gene encoding putative nuclease HARBI1 isoform X1, with product MLSIIKRSGKNVHYLAPSNKNALYVLHLIQVLLWVMHIYYVYKRHKDMNYLTVLFGRCQTRILAILFEYFLAKVLIGLRFLSKGDFFSEVADIHGVSKPTAARCFHVFIDSLNRRLHNIRFPTENGAMALSKQDFYRRCRIPNVLGAVDGTLVPILGPSENEEAYICRKGFHAINVQAVCDSRMNFIDVVAKWPGSQHDASIFNTCGLKEHLERTHAGILLGDSGYGLRRYLLTPKQNPMTESERRYNNYHARGRVVIERAFGVLKSRFRCLHKSGGVLPFNPTKSSHVVVACMKLHNLCITFNVKEPQDAVHVNELANEDVLNEHDDNAHSFRQAIINMF
- the LOC127847272 gene encoding putative nuclease HARBI1 isoform X3: MLSIIKRSGKNVHYLAPSNKNALYVLHLIQVLIGLRFLSKGDFFSEVADIHGVSKPTAARCFHVFIDSLNRRLHNIRFPTENGAMALSKQDFYRRCRIPNVLGAVDGTLVPILGPSENEEAYICRKGFHAINVQAVCDSRMNFIDVVAKWPGSQHDASIFNTCGLKEHLERTHAGILLGDSGYGLRRYLLTPKQNPMTESERRYNNYHARGRVVIERAFGVLKSRFRCLHKSGGVLPFNPTKSSHVVVACMKLHNLCITFNVKEPQDAVHVNELANEDVLNEHDDNAHSFRQAIINMF
- the LOC127847275 gene encoding uncharacterized protein LOC127847275 isoform X2 → MWINSISMCQRTADEVKKKWIDTKSSAKKKAQSMKKELGRTGGGPYPGGLTNLEEKVVTVIPKCSIDGIVNAIDIFADAQEGDVPSISNSISEPVQGASCPAREVSNEPETERKASVSEKIKKRQKMEDVSASSQRDMIVKLEEEKVFLLKELICAHREQTAHLQQLTASVNKLTDAMISNNVMSSFFN
- the LOC127847275 gene encoding nuclear apoptosis-inducing factor 1-like isoform X1, translating into MAEKKRKINWTEEEREILIEQCTSETGRKINLKFSNEISAKDKAIFWEKTAERINSISMCQRTADEVKKKWIDTKSSAKKKAQSMKKELGRTGGGPYPGGLTNLEEKVVTVIPKCSIDGIVNAIDIFADAQEGDVPSISNSISEPVQGASCPAREVSNEPETERKASVSEKIKKRQKMEDVSASSQRDMIVKLEEEKVFLLKELICAHREQTAHLQQLTASVNKLTDAMISNNVMSSFFN